From one Neovison vison isolate M4711 chromosome 1, ASM_NN_V1, whole genome shotgun sequence genomic stretch:
- the GZMK gene encoding granzyme K — MVKVSSFSLFFLIAGAYVNPECFGMKIIGGREVSPHSRPFMASIQYRGHHLCGGVLIHPQWVLSASHCRTRHEKVQLFKVILGAHSLSKNEASKQIFEIEKFIPFSRIISYRKSNDIMLIKLHTAATLNKHVQLLHPSSKNDIRAGTKCQVTGWGATDPHLLRNSDTLHEVTVTVINRKLCNSPSYYNHNPIITEDMICAGDARGQKDSCQGDSGGPLVCKGAFYALVSAGHKCGEAKKPGIYTLITQKYWAWIKSKLAPSHANHDRK, encoded by the exons ATGGTGaaggtttcttctttttctctgttttttctgATAGCTGGGGCTTATGTGAATCCAGAGT GTTTTGGCATGAAGATTATTGGAGGGCGAGAAGTGTCGCCACATTCCCGGCCATTCATGGCCTCCATCCAGTACCGCGGCCACCACCTCTGTGGAGGCGTGCTGATCCACCCCCAGTGGGTGCTGTCCGCGTCCCACTGCCGCACCCG gCATGAAAAAGTCCAGCTTTTCAAAGTGATTTTAggagcacactctctctcaaagaatGAGGCCTCCAAACAAATATTTGAGATTGAAAAATTCATACCATTCTCAAGAATCATATCATATCGTAAATCAAATGATATTATGCTGATTAAG CTTCACACGGCTGCAACCCTTAACAAACATGTCCAGCTGCTCCACCCAAGCTCCAAAAATGATATCAGAGCTGGAACAAAATGCCAGGTTACTGGCTGGGGAGCCACTGACCCACACTTGTTAAGGAACTCAGACACCCTGCACGAAGTCACCGTTACGGTCATAAATCGAAAACTTTGCAACAGCCCAAGTTATTACAACCACAACCCTATTATAACTGAAGACATGATATGCGCAGGAGATGCCAGGGGCCAGAAGGATTCCTGCCAG ggTGACTCAGGTGGCCCCTTGGTTTGCAAAGGTGCCTTCTATGCCTTAGTGTCTGCAGGTCATAAATGTGGTGAGGCCAAGAAGCCTGGAATCTACACCCTAATAACCCAGAAATACTGGGCTTGGATTAAAAGCAAACTTGCTCCATCTCATGCAAACCATGACCGCAAATGA